In Streptomyces sp. NBC_00344, the genomic window CGGTCGTCAGGCATCGCTTCGCCCACCGGGCCTGATCAGATCCATGTTCACGCTGAGCTTTCCGGAGCGGGTGTGCCCGGGCGGGCGGCCCGGGCTGCGATCGGGAACCACGGGTCGGGCCGCAGGCGGGAGGAACGTCTCCCAGCCAACCACCGGAGGAACCGGCAGGCGCGGTGAAGTGACCCGTACGGGAGGTGCGGCCGCCGGCCGCCCGTGGCTCACCTGAGCCACGGACTGCCGGGGCGAGCGATGCGGCCCTGGTCTCGTACAGCTACGGCCAGGTGCCGTGGAGCAGTGTCGAGAGGCCCAGGCAGTGAGGGATCGGCCCTTGCATGTTCTATGCCATATCTCATAAGTTACCGACAGGTAGTTCACGTGGGTGAGCTTCACCCGACCGTGCCAGGAAGGCCACCGGTATGCCCGTCCACACTCGCCTCGTACAGGCCCTCCCAGGGACGGCGCACACGTGAGCCCCCGCAAGAGCGACAGCCGCGAGCGGATGATCCTCAGTGCCGCCGCACTGTTGCGCGAGTACGGGGCCGGCGCCACCAGTATCGACCGTGTGCTGGAGCACAGCGGTGCGCCCCGCGGCTCGGTGTACCACCACTTTCCCGGCGGGCGGGCACAGCTGATCGACGAAGCGGTGGCGCTCGCCGGTGACTTCATCGCCGGCCTGATCGACGCGGCCATGCAGGCCGACGGCCCGGTGCAGGCTGTCGACGCGTTCTTCGCGCTGTGGCGCGAGCGGCTCGTAGAGAGCGGCTTCCGGTCCGGCTGCCCGATCGTGGCGGTGGCCGTGGAGACCAACGACGACGCCCCGCAGCTGGTCCGCTCCGCCGCCACCGTCTTCGCCCGCTGGCAGGAGGCGCTCGCGGGCCTTTTCGTCCGGCACGGTCTGCCTGAGCAGCGGGGCAAGAGGCTGGCCGCGTTCGTCATCGCCGCCGTCGAAGGCGCAGTGATCATGTGCCGTGCGGAGCAGAGCACCGCTCCACTGGATGCAGCCGCCGCCGAGATCCACGACTTGCTGCTCCATGCGCTGCGGGACCTGCCCCAGTCGGTCCTGAACCAAGGCTCTGACCATCCCACCACCCCCCACCCAGCCCATCATTGAGGGAGCCGATATGCCCACGCTCGACCGTCAGGACAACGTCTTCGTTATCGACCTCGGAGACGGGGAAAACCGTTTCCACCCCGACTGGCTCACCGCCGTCGGCGCGGCGCTGGACGAGGTGGAGAAGGCCGAAGGGCCCCGGGCCCTGGTGACCACCGCGACGGGGAAGTTCTACTCCAACGGCCTGGACCTGGACTGGCTGTTCGCCCATGCCGACCAGCACCAGGACTACGTCGTCTCGGTCCACGCACTGTTCGCGCGGATACTCTCGCTGCCGGTGATCACCGTGGCCGCCCTGCAGGGGCACACCTTCGCCGCTGGCGCGATGTTCTCCCTCGCCCA contains:
- a CDS encoding TetR/AcrR family transcriptional regulator, with product MSPRKSDSRERMILSAAALLREYGAGATSIDRVLEHSGAPRGSVYHHFPGGRAQLIDEAVALAGDFIAGLIDAAMQADGPVQAVDAFFALWRERLVESGFRSGCPIVAVAVETNDDAPQLVRSAATVFARWQEALAGLFVRHGLPEQRGKRLAAFVIAAVEGAVIMCRAEQSTAPLDAAAAEIHDLLLHALRDLPQSVLNQGSDHPTTPHPAHH